NNNNNNNNNNNNNNNNNNNNNNNNNNNNNNNNNNNNNNNNNNNNNNNNNNNNNNNNNNNNNNNNNNNNNNNNNNNNNNNNNNNNNNNNNNNNNNNNNNNNNNNNNNNNNNNNNNNNNNNNNNNNNNNNNNNNNNNNNNNNNNNNNNNNNNNNNNNNNNNNNNNNNNNNNNNNNNNNNNNNNNNNNNNNNNNNNNNNNNNNNNNNNNNNNNNNNNNNNNNNNNNNNNNNNNNNNNNNNNNNNNNNNNNNNNNNNNNNNNNNNNNNNNNNNNNNNNNNNNNNNNNNNNNNNNNNNNNNNNNNNNNNNNNNNNNNNNNNNNNNNNNNNNNNNNNNNNNNNNNNNNNNNNNNNNNNNNNNNNNNNNNNNNNNNNNNNNNNNNNNNNNNNNNNNNNNNNNNNNNNNNNNNNNNNNNNNNNNNNNNNNNNNNNNNNNNNNNNNNNNNNNNNNNNNNNNNNNNNNNNNNNNNNNNNNNNNNNNNNNNNNNNNNNNNNNNNNNNNNNNNNNNNNNNNNNNNNNNNNNNNNNNNNNNNNNNNNNNNNNNNNNNNNNNNNNNNNNNNNNCCCCCTTCTTTCACCCTCCTGCCCCACTGTTAGACCCTTAGAGCCGTGTTTTCATCTTACTGTATGTTTCCAACCTTTCAATTCTTTAAcatgtaaataaagaaaatattattcgAGTTGAGCCAGGGCTGTGGCTGTGTGTCCTCTGCCGGGTGACAGATGACGTGGTGACAAATGACACAGTATCACTGCGTGGGCTGTCACCACCCTGTGCTTGCAGGGACAGATCCAGGGCCCCACATCTGCATCCCGACACCACTGGTGCTGGCTTTGGGTTATCCATAGGGGTGGGCTGTGTGGTCAATAGGAAGAGATGAGAGAGAGGACATGAGGGAGCCCTGGGGGGACATGGGGTGACCACCGAGGGATCCCAGAGGTAACAGAGTGAACATGCGGTGACCAAAAGGCAATAGTGGTGTGACCACGGAGTCTACATTAGGGCCGTTGGGTGGCCATGAGCTCCCTATGGGTGGAAATGACCACCAAGGTTGAGTCCAACCCGACCCCACGCCCACAACTCCGTGTCCCGCGGGACCCATAGGGCGCTGGGTTCGCTTCTCCACGAAGTTTTCAATTCCCCCTCCCTCTTCCCCCCACGCGACGGAAAGTCCCCAACGGTTCACGGGCAGCGAACAGCGGCGTCAAAGCGCGTTTATTAGGATGGGGACAAAACGTGCAGAGTGGTGACAGCTCGAAAGGACGCGGTGGCAGCTCGAGGGAGAGCCGAGGAGACGGTCGGGGATGCGCAGAGTNNNNNNNNNNNNNNNNNNNNNNNNNNNNNNNNNNNNNNNNNNNNNNNNNNNNNNNNNNNNNNNNNNNNNNNNNNNNNNNNNNNNNNNNNNNNNNNNNNNNNNNNNNNNNNNNNNNNNNNNNNNNNNNNNNNNNNNNNNNNNNNNNNNNNNNNNNNNNNNNNNNNNNNNNNNNNNNNNNNNNNNNNNNNNNNNNNNNNNNNNNNNNNNNNNNNNNNNNNNNNNNNNNNNNNNNNNNNNNNNNNNNNNNNNNNNNNNNNNNNNNNNNNNNNNNNNNNNNNNNNNNNNNNNNNNNNNNNNNNNNNNNNNNNNNNNNNNNNNNNNNNNNNNNNNNNNNNNNNNNNNNNNNNNNNNNNNNNNNNNNNNNNNNNNNNNNNNNNNNNNNNNNNNNNNNNNNNNNNNNNNNNNNNNNNNNNNNNNNNNNNNNNNNNNNNNNNNNNNNNNNNNNNNNNNNNNNNNNNNNNNNNNNNNNNNNNNNNNNNNNNNNNNNNNNNNNNNNNNNNNNNNNNNNNNNNNNNNNNNNNNNNNNNNNNNNNNNNNNNNNNNNNNNNNNNNNNNNNNNNNNNNNNNNNNNNNNNNNNNNNNNNNNNNNNNNNNNNNNNNNNNNNNNNNNNNNNNNNNNNNNNNNNNNNNNNNNNNNNNNNNNNNNNNNNNNNNNNNNNNNNNNNNNNNNNNNNNNNNNNNNNNNNNNNNNNNNNNNNNNNNNNNNNNNNNNNNNNNNNNNNNNNNNNNNNNNNNNNNNNNNNNNNNNNNNNNNNNNNNNNNNNNNNNNNNNNNNNNNNNNNNNNNNNNNNNNNNNNNNNNNNNNNNNNNNNNNNNNNNNNNNNNNNNNNNNNNNNNNNNNNNNNNNNNNNNNNNNNNNNNNNNNNNNNNNNNNNNNNNNNNNNNNNNNNNNNNNNNNNNNNNNNNNNNNNNNNNNNNNNNNNNNNNNNNNNNNNNNNNNNNNNNNNNNNNNNNNNNNNNNNNNNNNNNNNNNNNNNNNNNNNNNNNNNNNNNNNNNNNNNNNNNNNNNNNNNNNNNNNNNNNNNNNNNNNNNNNNNNNNNNNNNNNNNNNNNNNNNNNNNNNNNNNNNNNNNNNNNNNNNNNNNNNNNNNNNNNNNNNNNNNNNNNNNNNNNNNNNNNNNNNNNNNNNNNNNNNNNNNNNNNNNNNNNNNNNNNNNNNNNNNNNNNNNNNNNNNNNNNNNNNNNNNNNNNNNNNNNNNNNNNNNNNNNNNNNNNNNNNNNNNNNNNNNNNNNNNNNNNNNNNNNNNNNNNNNNNNNNNNNNNNNNNNNNNNNNNNNNNNNNNNNNNNNNNNNNNNNNNNNNNNNNNNNNNNNNNNNNNNNNNNNNNNNNNNNNNNNNNNNNNNNNNNNNNNNNNNNNNNNNNNNNNNNNNNNNNNNNNNNNNNNNNNNNNNNNNNNNNNNNNNNNNNNNNNNNNNNNNNNNNNNNNNNNNNNNNNNNNNNNNNNNNNNNNNNNNNNNNNNNNNNNNNNNNNNNNNNNNNNNNNNNNNNNNNNNNNNNNNNNNNNNNNNNNNNNNNNNNNNNNNNNNNNNNNNNNNNNNNNNNNNNNNNNNNNNNNNNNNNNNNNNNNNNNNNNNNNNNNNNNNNNNNNNNNNNNNNNNNNNNNNNNNNNNNNNNNNNNNNNNNNNNNNNNNNNNNNNNNNNNNNNNNNNNNNNNNNNNNNNNNNNNNNNNNNNNNNNNNNNNNNNNNNNNNNNNNNNNNNNNNNNNNNNNNNNNNNNNNNNNNNNNNNNNNNNNNNNNNNNNNNNNNNNNNNNNNNNNNNNNNNNNNNNNNNNNNNNNNNNNNNNNNNNNNNNNNNNNNNNNNNNNNNNNNNNNNNNNNNNNNNNNNNNNNGCGGCGGCGGCGCTGGGCGGCGTCACCCGTCTCCGGGCAGAGTTCTGCTCCGCGGGGCTCCCTTCGACACACTGCCCCGTCGTGACCCCTTCGCTGCTCCGTTCCGTACAACGTTCTCTGCATtacagctctgtgcttcccACGGTATGGCCATTTGGACTCCCCACCATCACACCACGTTCTCCCATATCCCCCCGAGGGTCCACCGATGGTTACATCTCCGTTATGTCACGTTCCTGCAGCGGTACCTTTAATGTGTCCTCATGGCCCCCCGATGCTCCCCCCATGGTCGCACTGTGGTTCTCCTGTGGTCAGTCCACGGTATTGCAATGCTCATCCCATGGTCACCCCACTCTCTTTCTCCCCCAACCCCACCTCACGTTCCCCCGTATTACCCTCCTGGTCCCCTCATGTCATCTCCTGGTCACGATGAGTTCTGCCCACTCTCATCCCCTCTACTCAACTCTCTGTCCCTCTATTTTCTCCTCCTGGTCCCCCTGTGTTCTCACCACACACTCTTCTCCTTCTGCATCCCTTCTTACCCCAATATTCTCCCCATATTCTCCCCATGTTTCCTTCATGGTCTCCTCACAATCACCCAGTGACAGATCCATGATTCATGGCCATTCCACATCCTGGCTGTGTTCCCATTATGGCCACCCCACATTCCCCCTCTGGTCTCCCTGTGGTAATTAACATCTTCCCACGTTCTCCTTCACGGTCATCCCTACACAATCATCCCTTGGTCCCCCTGTCTTCTCTTCACAATCTCATCAATCATCTCACGGTCCCCATTTGGTGTTGCCCTGGTCACCAAATGATCACCTGATGGCCTCACTGTGGTCTCACAGTGGTCACCCCACGGTCACCTCTACGTCACCCCATTCACACACCGTGTTCCCCCCACGGTCACCTCAATTGTCATCCATCCATGCTCACCCCGTGCTCCTCCCATGATCCCATTACAGTGACCTCATGGAGCCCAATGCTCCCCAGAGAGATCAAAGGGAACCGTGGGGTGACCATGGGGGCACCGTGGGCAGAACATGGCGAGAGAACATGGGGGGACAACAGGTGTGATATGGGGGGGGATGTGGGGTGAGAATGGGCTGACAATGTGGTAACGGTAGGATGACCGTGGCAATGTCACGGAGTGAGCACTGGATGACCACGGTGGGACCATTGGGTGGGCTGAGGACACCCGTGGGGGCTCTGTGGGTGACACCGCTGTTCTCACACAGAGTGGCAGTGCTGAGCATTCCACgcagcagacagacagatggacacTGTGCAGCATCCCGCAGTGGTGTCAGGGATGACTGGGGTCCCTGAGGGGGCTCTGGGGAAGGGATGGTGAGGGACCCTCTGTGGGCCATCCCCTCCCCATCTCCTTCCCAtctcagggctgctgctggaacAAGGATGCGGTGGGGCCGAATGTCAGAGGGAGCCCCACGGGGCCGAGCTCTGCCTGGAGACTGGTGATGCTGCCCAACCCTGCTGCTCATTGGCCCTCTCTGCCCGACCCCGGGactctcctggctgctgccatcCCTCTGCCGTGGTCCTGCACTGCTCCCAGGGCTCATCCCAGCCCTTATGGCCCTCCCTGGCTCATGGTCCTTGTGGTCCCCGATGGTCTTCTTTCCATGATCCCTTCAGAGTCACCTCATGGTCACCCCATGATCCCCCTACATTCTTGATATCACCCAATGGACCACTTTGGTCTCATCACCCAGTGCTCTTCCGTGGTTACAGCCCAATGGTTACTCCGTGGTCCCCCATTGTCACCTCTTTGTTACCCCCTTCTCAGCCCATTTCCCCCCGTGTTTCCCCAGAGCTGCCCTCATGGTACCACACGCTCTCCCCACCGTCCCTTCTCATCGCCCCACGCTCACCCTCGATTCTCTTCGTGGACCCCCCAgtcccccagcagcactgctcagggcCGATCCCACCACAaatgctgcagtgacacaggtgggcagtggggctgtgccATCCCCAAGCACCTTCACTCCTCCCAGAGGCCCGGACCTCACTCAGGGGATGAGAGGGGCACAATGAGGACGTGGGGTATGAAGGCACCCACGGTGCAGCCCCATCCTCACAGGATGTCCCTGTGTGTGCAGGCACTGCTCCTCTTCGTAGCCTTGAAGATGGAATGGTGATGCGGTGGCGATGCCCACGACACCCACAGCCAGGCCCAAGGGGTCTCACTGCAGTTACTGCAGGGGCACCACTTCATGAAACCATTCTCACTCCGTGTGCTCCCCAAATTACCCACGTGGTCCCTTCACTGTCAGCTCCTGTTCTGCCCGTGGTCACCCCAATGACTCCACACAGTCACACAATATTCCCATCACAGTGACCTCACGGTCACCCCGTGTTCTGCCCACGGTCCCCACATGGAAGGACCGCACTTGTCCCATGTCACCTTCACATTTACCATGGGGATAAAACCCCGACAGGCCATTGGGACCCACCACAGGGCTGTGAGGACCCCTCCCATAGTCCTCCCGCTTCCCTCTCGTGCTGTCACACAACAGAAGGTCCTTAAGGATGTGCAGACAACGGGACGCCGTCTGAGCGACTTCTTCACGGGGAGGACACAGAGCGGGCGATGCGGCAGCAGACGGGCGGCACGGGGGGGGCAGCCCGAGGGAGAGCCGAGGAGACGGTCGGGGATGCGCAGAGTGCGGGTGGAGCGGCTCGGCGGGGCAGCAGCTAATTCAGCATCCCTGCGGGGAGAGGCGGGCAGAGCTGAGCCACGCGCCGGGCTCGGGGCCGGNNNNNNNNNNNNNNNNNNNNNNNNNNNNNNNNNNNNNNNNNNNNNNNNNNNNNNNNNNNNNNNNNNNNNNNNNNNNNNNNNNNNNNNNNNNNNNNNNNNNCCCTCCGCCCCACGGGGGTTCCCACGGCCCCCGTCCCACCCTGTGGTCCCCCCACGATCTCACCATGGCCATCCAGAGCTCACCCCATGGTACGGCCACGGTCACTCCGTCGTCACCCAATGGTCATCCATTGTGGTCTCACCATAATGATGCCACAGTCACCTCTTTGTCACCCCATTCTCATCCCATATTCTCCCTTTATGTCCCTTTGCCCCTTTATGGTCCGCTCGTGGTTAACAGACATTTCCCTCTGTGATCAGGTCATGTTCAGCACATGCTCCTCCAGTGTTCCCATCATAGTGACCTCATTGTCACCCAATCATGTCCCCGGTGTCCCTGATTGGACCCAGATGTCCCTTATGGGACAGGACCTGGCCATTCCCAATGCCATCCAGGAGTCCATGTGGCATGGGACATTGATGTGCACATGCGATGGGACCCAGGTGTCCCCACTGTCATCCAGATGCCTCCACGGGTTGAGAAATGACCACCCCAATGTCACCCAGATGTTAACATGTGATGGGACCTGGTCATCCCTCATGGCATCCCCATGTCCAACTTGGTGTGGGATCCCAGTGTCACCCAATCCCATCCTAGTGTCACACAGATGTCCACTGGGGATGGCATCCAgatgtccccaagtgccactCAGCTGCCTCACCAACCCAAGACTTCCTCCCAGTACTCCCAGTGCTCTCAGTTTTCCCCCAGTTCCCTCCTCCCCGCACCCAGATCTGGTTTGTGGGGACACCACCACATGGAGACAGCACATTTTGGGGTGAAAATCTCTTTATCTGGAGCTGAGGTGATGAGAGCTGGAGTGGAGGTCACTGTGATTTCTGCACAGCATAGGAATGAGAATGGTGAGTCTGGGGATGTTTGGAGGTATTTTGGGGgtattttggggttttttgggggatGTTACCTTGGTTTCCTCTTCGGGTCGTGCAGctgagaggagagaaagagtgAGTGGATGGGGATATGGGGGGATATGGAGACATGGGGGATGTgggaggacatggggacacggcGTCATTAGGATATTGGGACATAACGACATTGCTCATGGGGACATTGGGTCATGGGGTCCATTGGGATATTGGGGTGTGAGGATGTGGGGGCTCTGAGATGTGGGAACAGCACTCACCTGTAGGGTAGAGCCAACGGATGAGGCCACAGAGGATAAAAGCCACCAAGAAGAGCCCTGTGATGTCCTCCAGGTGCGGCCCCTCAGTCCCTTTGGGGACAACATCAGCCTTAAGCATGGTGTCACCACCCTGGGTGGGGTCTCCAACCCTGGGGCTACGGTCCCCAACCCAAATCCATGCATCTCTCATTATCCCAAGCCACGGTCCTGATGTCCCTGCCACACTCCCAACCACGGTCCCAATGTCTCTTGATGTCCCCAACCTCAGTTCCGGTGTCCCTTGGTGTCCCCAGCCACGATCATCAATATCACTCCTAACCACGGTCCCACCATCCCAATACCTCCACGTGTCTCCAACACCCCCACATCCCCCCTCACCAGCCAGGAGCAGTCGGACGGAGACGCGCATTGGTTTGGCCAGTGCAGTGTGGGTGACAACGCAGCTGTAGACGTCCCCGTGGTGTTGGGGACGTGCAGGGATCAGCCGTGCTGCCGCCGTCCGGCTGTAGGTTCCATCAGCAGCCTGGCGGTGACCCGATGTCCAGCTGTCCATCACTGTGCCCCCCGGTGATCGCGATGGCCCTGAGCCCCCCGCGCGGCGCTGCCATGTCACTGTCACATCCAAGGGGTAGAAGCCAGACACgtggcactgcagctctgctgatgtCCCTGGGGTCACCACCAGGTTCTTTGGGGACAGTGTCACCTTGGGGGGCTCTGGAAGACATGTGGGGGGACGTTGGTCCCATATAGCCGATAGGGGTCCATTCTATAGGGCTCATCCCTCCCAATAAACCTATTGGTGGACTATGGGATGATGCCACACCATCCTGTAGGAATCATCATCCCatatatcatatcatatcatatcatatcatatcatatcatatcatatcatatcatacCATATCATCATCCTATAGGATGATATATATATCATCATGTCATCCTATAGGAATCACATCCCACAGGAATACCACCCAGTCCCATCCACCCTATTGCCCCCATAAGAATACCACCCAGTCCCATCCACCCTATTGCCCCCATAAGAATACCACCCAGTCCCATCCACCCTATTGCCCCCACAGGAATACCACCCAGTCCAATCCACCCAATTGCCCCCATAGGAATACCACCCAGTCCCATCCACCCTATTGCCCCCATAGGAATACCACCCAGTCCCATCCACCCTATAGCCCCCATAGGAATACCACTCAGTCCCATCCACCCTATTGCCCCCATAGGAATACCACCCAGTCCCATCCACCCTATTGCCCCCATAGAAATACCACCCAGTCCCATCCACCCTATAGCCCCTATAGGAATACCACCCAGTCCCATCCACCCTACAGCCCCCATAGGAATACCATCTGGTCCCACACGTCCTATATGACCCATAGCAATACCACCAGGGGTATCGTATGCCCCATATTACCAATAGGAATACCACCTGGTTTC
This is a stretch of genomic DNA from Meleagris gallopavo isolate NT-WF06-2002-E0010 breed Aviagen turkey brand Nicholas breeding stock chromosome 18, Turkey_5.1, whole genome shotgun sequence. It encodes these proteins:
- the LOC100539989 gene encoding tapasin, with the protein product GGQWWVAAVGTPQYSATALLQGGTGTEGTITAAVSLAVLTNTPTLRVRVGSPTLLHCAFAAPLSPFILEWRHQSRGAGRILLAYDSSTARASHTTPGAELLLGTRDGDGVTEVTLRLARPSPGDEGTYICSVFLPHGHTQTVLQLDVFEPPKVTLSPKNLVVTPGTSAELQCHVSGFYPLDVTVTWQRRAGGSGPSRSPGGTVMDSWTSGHRQAADGTYSRTAAARLIPARPQHHGDVYSCVVTHTALAKPMRVSVRLLLAGTEGPHLEDITGLFLVAFILCGLIRWLYPTAARPEEETKKSQ